The DNA sequence CTCAACATTTTCTGGTTCAATTTGAACTGCTATTTAAAGAGAACAGCCCTGTTTTGGAGGCGATTGGTGTTGTTGACATTTTGATGTCTAGAACTAGACAACAACTGTCATTGTTAGGATGGACTTTGGTCATGTGGATGTGGGCCTGGATATGGAcgcatacacacccactcagacAAAAAACACACTGACAACTTTTCTCAAACTACACACAAAattatacacaaaaaaaaactattaaatgtttatttgataATGAATTCTATGTGGCAGAAAACAAATGTACTATTTCTTTtactgcttattgtatgtttacgaaatgtttttcttaataTGAGTAATATAAAACCCTTTTGCCTGTTGCTCGATGCTTATTGCTCGATGATCAAAGGTATATTATCCTGTTGGTGTATGAATGTGTTCATCTGTTAATTAGTTCATTCCTGTGACAGCGTCTCGGATACATGAGGCATTCACATCTTAAACATCTTAAACTTCCACAGCtggatcatgaaaaaaaaaaaaggaaaagtggCTCATTTTTCATAACTAATTCATTGACGTTCAGTAGAAAAAACGATTTTAgattataaaataaaaccatCACGACAATGCACTGCTGTGATTTAATGTATGTGGGACCCTACAACTCAGCTTGTAAAataatgaatgtgtgtgtgtgtcatgtgcCTCCTCTCGACCCTATTTTTTCTCACTTCCCCCAATCAACCAGCAGAGGACGACTCTTCACTTTTGAAGTTCTCAACTTTCATATTCCATACTCGAGCAATCCGGACACACATTTGACACAGGCAatactgcaattggctggcgaccggttcagggtgtcccccatctaccacacacacatatatggtGATATTAAGATTTGGATTAAGTTGGCTAAGGTTCCAAAAGCtgcatttacagttttataCATGGACAAAGCTTTAGACAACTCTTTTGGCGAAAGTCATAATATGAATGTGACAAGTCACAAACTTTCCTTGTGGAGCTTCTTTTCAGGAATTACTGTCTCTTGGATTTGAATGTGGAATTCTTGGACCTCACTAAGCGCGTACAGAGACATCTACAGGAAACCCACATTGATGCAACGACTAGAAAAcaaaagagcgcaaggacagcgATCACATCCAAGGAGTGATAAGCATACCATGGCAACTTATAGGAGTCTGTGCGCAGATGTGGGGCACCTCTATGCCTCATGACGTACTCTATCCAGAAGACAGCAGTGTCAACGGGTTTCATGGGCCTGTCGCGATGAAGTTGGGAAAGTTTGATCATGTTCTGCTTGTAAGACTTCTTGGGATCGACAATGTTCCTCAAGGAAGCGGCGAAAGATTCCACGTCGAGAGTCACCACGTCCACAATCTCGGCACCTCCCAAGGCCTTCATTCGCACCATGTTGTCATGCTGATCGAAGATAAGCGGAATCCCCAAAATCGGGACGCCGTGGTAGATAGCCTCGTAGATGCCGTTGGTGCCCCCGTGTGTTACAAAGACTTTGGTCTTGGGATGGCCCAGTAAGTCGTTCTGAGGCAACCAGTCCACCAGTAGGGTGTTGTTTCCCAGAGTGGCGGGTCGCTCCCCGATATGCCTCCACACGACCTTCTGAGGGAGGCTGGCAAAAGCAGAGGCGATGATCTCAGATAGCTCAGGACCCAGGTCGCCCAGCAGGGTTCCTAAAGTCATAACCACCACTCCGTGTTCTCCAGAACTCTGCACAAAGTCCTCCAAATCTGCCGGCAGAGGTTTGGAGGGCTTCCCCTGAAACCCTCCTATGTAGACCACGTTGGGCATGGTGGGACGCGGGAACTCAAAGATAAAGTCAACCCTCATCAGCCAGATATCGGCTCCCTGCATGAGAGACATGGGACTGACGTCCGCTCCTAAGTAGCGATTGCACACGTCTCGGTAAGGCGGGTTGGACACAAAATGGTGCATGTAGATCAGAATACCATGATAGAAGACATTGTTCATTCTTTGGAAGAAGTCCATTTTGTCCGTGTAAAGGGAGAAGAGTTGAGGAACGTAGGACAGAGGAGACGGCGCAACGGCAAAGTGAGCCTCTCCGTTAAAAAGCCAGCGCACATTGAAGACCATGGGGAGGTCCAGATAGTGAGCCATTAGCACCCCACCCACAAAGGCCGGGTCTGTCAAACAAAGATCAAATCTACTTTCTTTCAGTTCCTGGATTAGAGTTTGATTTTCAAATATGCTGACCATCATATGGGCTACAGATATATGGATCTCCTCGAGAAAGTTGAAAACGTTCCTGTAAAACTCCACAAAAGCCCACAGCGAGCCTTTGTGCCGCTGAATCTCAATAGACCTCTCCAGGAAGGACGTCATGCTATTCTGGCTCTCGATGTTGTTGGACTGCTTTACCTCGATGGTAATGGAGGTGTAGTGGGGAGACTTCTCAGGTATGTACCAGCTGGTTGAGGTTCGCAACACTGTGATTTGGTGGCCTTGAGCATGAAGGGCTTCCAGTAGAATTTTCATGTTGATCCAGTGACTTCCTTCGGTGGGGTAGACAAAGATTTTACCGCCCCAGCATGTCGCGGAACACATCAGCAGGAGTGccagacttggatatggtgccatTGCTTAAAaggacacacacgtgcacacacacacacacacaaacacacaaaagctgTTAGCCAGAAAACTGAAAACTTAAACTTAAATCTCAaaagtctttttattttttattttagggtGACTTAATTGTTTCCTGCAAGCTTAATATTTAAACTAACAGTGTTAATATTATGCACATTTTTCCTAGAAAAATTTACTATTCAATCAATGAATtgctgatttaaaaacaaacaaacctaaAAGTCATTTAAACTTGAGTAACTTATTACTCTACACAGACAACAATAGTAAATGTATTACTTTTAAATGCAAGTAACTAGTTATATGAATTGCAATATATTACATTATGGATGTAAGCTGCCCAACATTGCAATTCAGACAATTATTCTTTACGCTAGTAAAAATTATGCCAAATCTATCATGGCGATTGCTGACTGACAGGTACGAGGCCAAAAGTCAAAAACTATTCATGTAAAATGAAGATCTTCCGTTTAAAGGTCAGTCCTGTTTGCTTTTTTCTAATGCAGCACAAATGTCGAAAATCACAAAGAATATCGAATCACTGCACGTCTACCTGCAAATGATGAAACAAATCTGACATTTTGGCAGTAAAGCAGATCTCACCTGAGGCCTTGTCCCGCACTCCGAGAGAGAAGACTCGTGTCTGCCGCTGTGGTTTAGCGCTTGCGTTGAGGTTATGTATGCAAGTGGAAGTCAATGTGTAACTGTTCCAACTGTTTTACCAATGTCTTTGGGGTCATTCTATGAGACTCAGTTGGTCAACATTTGGAATGGAGTCAGTGTTTTTAAAGAGCAAGTGCAAAATCAGCAGTCCTATGGAACCAGACTCAAGGATTGTATGCTCCAAGCTTGCTTTTCATCTCGAGTAAACTCGATTATTTCAATGGTCTTCCGACGACTCAATTAAACACTGCTCCAGGTCTGTAAATCATTAAGAAAATACTCATTAAATATAAACCCAGGAGGGCTTCGGGGTCTGCAGACTCAGGTTTGTAAGTTCATCCCAGCACACAAGGTGAACAGGAATTTACCAGTTATGCTGCATGAAAATTGAATAAGTTGCCATCGGAATTAGGCAAACCTCGTTATGATAAACAGTCTGGAAGACGAATGAACAAATATTTCACTCTACGGCCTTTTAGTAAATTTGGAAagctacattttatttatttatttatttattttgattttaaatgtattcaaaTCTTTTGGTTGCACATGTTGTCAATATATATTAGTTCAGTCATTTTCATAAGCTACTTTTGTTGCCTTTGCGCTGCAAATGTCTTCGGTGGTTTTGCTGCTTAATGCATTTCTATGTTACGCTTATGGTTGTGTGAAGTACATTGAGTTCCCCTGCGTATCAAATGTGCTATACAAATAACGATGCCTCGTATGTCACACATTATGGATGGTAAACAGGTCTGTCGGCCGAAATAAATAATGCTGCGTTATCGCATACACTGTCAACAACCAttgaaagtgcaaaaaaaaaaacaaatgcaacaaAAATGTCTGGCTTATCTATTGCTCTTGCTCTTATACACATAGAAATACTTCTCACTTTCTGAGTGACCTTTGCACTCGCTACCCGCCCAAACAAAATGTATGGGTTATTAATTGCTCTCTATGTCCGTCTTCATACACATGAAAAGACTTCTTACTTTTTGAGTGACCTTTGCACTAGCTAGGACTCTCCCTTTTCATgctgactgtgtgtgcgtgcatgcatgtgtgttatGAACTCCAGCCCTGGCAAACGTTAAAGGACATCAGCAGTGCGCTGCTATCGTATGTCCGTCCATGTGTCATGAAAAGAGGGCTGCGGCGGGTGGGGAGTGGGCTTTGCTGGCAAATAACTTGGGCATGAGGGGCTTGATGTCTTTAAAAAGAGCATTGGTTCTTCTGTCCCGGGTTGCGTGAGCTCATCTGACGGATGCACACGATGGAGCTTCCCCAGCTGGAACAGACAGTGAGACGCAGACGGTGCGACAGTAGCACAGGTGAGGTCGGATGTGAGCTGCGGAGAGCATCGGCCCATTTATAGTTGTCTTGTAAGCCTTGTCTTAGGGGAGAATGAAGTTCTGAGGTTGGGGTTTGAATCTGGCCTTTGACCTTTCCATGTGGTGTGTGTCGGGTACTCCACTTTTCTCTTCCGAAAACATGCTGGCCAGCTTTATTGTAGACTTTCAATTGGCAAAAACAAGTCTGCTTGCCAACCCCCGGGCAACGgatgtaggatttttttttctcctctcccGGGGCTAAAGGGAGGGGGCGATGCTAAGACACGAATTTAAAAGTACAGGATATTTTATAATATCAAAGACAATCACAGACGAGCTTAACTTTGAGCTTCACATGTTTCTGAAGAGGCTATTTGCCACCTCTGAGTGTACGCAGTCAGATCCCCAAAATAAATTCACGCCGTATCATAACGTAGTTCTGTCACATGTTACATTACTTAGCCATCACACTCAGTAAAGAAGGACAAAATAGTCTTAGTGTGAAAACAACATAAACCACCACAGGGTCAAAGAAAATGTGCTGAAAGTGTTATTATACTActcatgcttttgttttgaaggcCTGACTTTGGACAGGATATTATGCCAAGTGGAGGTTTGTTTTACTTGTTAATACGTTTTATATTTTGCAGGTTTTTTTACAGCTGTTAAAGCCTGTCTTACTTGACTAACTAACAAAACCAAAGAGAATAGAAAGTAGAATTTTGCAGGTACTTTGACAAACTGAGTCGTTAAACAAGGTCAGCTTTCTCGAGGTGCAAAGTGCAGCAATGATTACACTATCAGTTGTGATTTTTGTGTAGCCTTGTTGTTGAAGCCTTCTTTGTGAGGCCAAAATCATACGTACTACGAGGCGTAACGATAAAGAAACGAGACTTTGGCAGCTTGACTGATTGCCAATTGTTCCAGTGTTGCGCAACATCTTGCCACCATTCTGCTGTAATGTTATTCACTTCTTTTTCAAAATCTGGTTCACATTCTTCAGTGTCGTCGCTTTTCCTGTTatttgcgctttataatccttaAGATTACAaccaatacatatttttttaatgttgtgttGTCATCAGAAGTAGCAAGGAGAGTAGaagatttgtatttcttttttttttttaaatgcaagaaGGAAAAGTAAAATGATGTTGTACTGGCTTTTGTCAGACCACCAGAAGGAGCACTGGCTCAATGTTTAAGGAGACTCGGAAGACCCTAAGTTTGAGACAATCTCTTGGTTGCTTTTAAGATGGATCTTCTTGAGTTCAGAGAAGGGTTAgatggactggtcgccagccaatcgcttCATACAATCAGTTGCCCCGCTCCAATCAGATGTGCAAGCTAGGCTGCAGGCATCTGCAGTCTGACATCACCGTCCACATTTGTCGCAGGCCATTAAAGCCGCCAAAGAGACATAGCTTCCCTTCCTTCAGCAGTAAGTGTTTACTGTCGCTCCTCTGCGTGCATTTAATCACCATGAACGAATTCATGGTGCAGAAAAGATGTCAGCTGTGACAGGATTTCGTTTCAACCTGATTTTCTGCTTAGTCACAATTTTGTCacagatacacacacaaaaatacactTGTTACCTTTTCAAAATAGGCTTGGAGCTTCTTACAACTTTTGTGGATGATAACATGACTTAAAAAAGATGTAACTAGAGAGAGGTCAAGTCATCTGGCTTTgagtcattgattgattgagattTTGGGCTCTTGGAAGGGAAACAAATGGGAGTAGTACATTGAGATGGCCTTGGGAGATCATTATTTCAATAAATACCTTTTGTAGCATTTTTCTTTGGTGGTGTGCCTTTTGTTTGTCACCGTCAACAGATTGATTTCTTCTTAGTCCTGCATCCCACACATGCTGGCAGGGGATCCAGACAGTGTTGGTGCCATCCGATCCCATGCCAGCCAGACTAGGCTCAGTCACTGACGAGGCCCATTCAACATTTTGCACATGTGGCATAATCCATTGATAATCGGACAGACTGGAGGCCAACAAGCCCCCCCCCGTACCGTAGGCTGCCTTATAAATGACTGCCCCTTTTCCGTTTTCATCACCATGAGCAACAGCAGAATCGCAACAGGGTAAGAGTCAaacccacactttttttttttttttatcttggagATTTGTCAATTTGAAAGGGAGtttgcagtttaaaaaaaaatcactacaaATTTGTTAAAACTCATTGTGACTTGAACATAGAATGTGATAGTTCTGAGCAGATCTGGGGGGGGGCAGCCCTCAGCCCTTATGAGAATAAACGGttcggaagatgaatgaatgaatgaatgaatgaatgaatgaatgaatgaatgaatgaatgaatgaatgaatgaatgaatgaatcgatgaacgaatgaatcaatgaacgaatgaatcaatgaatcaatgaatgagttgtggatggatggatggatggat is a window from the Syngnathus scovelli strain Florida chromosome 2, RoL_Ssco_1.2, whole genome shotgun sequence genome containing:
- the ugt5e1 gene encoding UDP glucuronosyltransferase 5 family, polypeptide E1, coding for MAPYPSLALLLMCSATCWGGKIFVYPTEGSHWINMKILLEALHAQGHQITVLRTSTSWYIPEKSPHYTSITIEVKQSNNIESQNSMTSFLERSIEIQRHKGSLWAFVEFYRNVFNFLEEIHISVAHMMVSIFENQTLIQELKESRFDLCLTDPAFVGGVLMAHYLDLPMVFNVRWLFNGEAHFAVAPSPLSYVPQLFSLYTDKMDFFQRMNNVFYHGILIYMHHFVSNPPYRDVCNRYLGADVSPMSLMQGADIWLMRVDFIFEFPRPTMPNVVYIGGFQGKPSKPLPADLEDFVQSSGEHGVVVMTLGTLLGDLGPELSEIIASAFASLPQKVVWRHIGERPATLGNNTLLVDWLPQNDLLGHPKTKVFVTHGGTNGIYEAIYHGVPILGIPLIFDQHDNMVRMKALGGAEIVDVVTLDVESFAASLRNIVDPKKSYKQNMIKLSQLHRDRPMKPVDTAVFWIEYVMRHRGAPHLRTDSYKLPWYAYHSLDVIAVLALFCFLVVASMWVSCRCLCTRLVRSKNSTFKSKRQ